Proteins found in one Opitutaceae bacterium genomic segment:
- a CDS encoding DEAD/DEAH box helicase, whose product MIDQAPASTMAKGFIYYSGGEWAIQFDRKFMAGEKYKYFHCLELIQKLGQKRFDDVRIAWYIPLYDKSVECIRELIKFGLTPTKSAREALAIELEKQARKSASTECKEEMIKIEKLGKLDQALRNFQRHGILWLSKVKRGYLGDEQGLGKSIQALGVVEYSEAYPAVVVCPVKIKKNWIKEIRHWLPHRTVSDNPRALAEITVLGYTELHKYVNSALASPKSAVAKAAALANTQQWFYPDLVKVKAVVCDEAHFIKEVKSKRSQAPTALALVCDSPVRLCLSGTPVENRPAELISPMKFLGVLKDFGGQYEFEKKFCAARRRKMGNRYIWDSRGASNLKELNNLMRNSFYIRRLKSDVLKDLPPKIESVLEVDITNTEEYRAAERDVVTYMLQYKEHLLSSSAMDNAHLIRLNKLRQLVGIGKVEWIVDWVDSFLESGEKFVLYAYHPATQEALARLLGRWNPAKVFAGCKDVEKEEKKFKEDESCRLFLGSIGAAGFGLTLTTASHIGLAELTWVQAKHWQVFDRIHRIGQQRCVNAYYFLAPKTIDDDMWSILSDKAQISAAAADGREMPKSEALSNLVRKMITRN is encoded by the coding sequence GCAAGTTCATGGCAGGGGAGAAGTACAAGTATTTCCACTGCCTTGAGCTGATCCAGAAGCTCGGCCAAAAGCGTTTCGACGATGTCCGCATTGCCTGGTACATCCCGCTCTACGACAAGAGCGTCGAGTGCATCAGAGAGCTGATAAAGTTTGGACTGACTCCGACGAAGAGTGCGCGTGAGGCTCTGGCGATCGAGCTCGAGAAGCAGGCGCGGAAATCGGCGTCGACGGAGTGCAAGGAGGAGATGATTAAGATCGAGAAGCTGGGAAAGCTCGATCAGGCGCTGCGGAATTTTCAGCGACACGGGATCCTCTGGCTGAGCAAGGTGAAACGTGGGTACCTGGGCGACGAGCAGGGTCTCGGCAAGTCGATCCAGGCACTGGGCGTCGTCGAGTATTCGGAGGCTTATCCCGCAGTCGTCGTGTGCCCGGTCAAGATCAAGAAAAACTGGATCAAGGAGATTCGTCATTGGCTGCCTCATCGCACGGTCTCGGACAACCCGCGGGCGCTGGCCGAGATCACAGTCCTTGGCTACACCGAGCTTCACAAGTACGTGAACAGCGCACTCGCCTCGCCAAAGTCGGCAGTGGCCAAAGCCGCAGCGCTAGCCAACACGCAGCAGTGGTTTTATCCAGACCTGGTGAAGGTCAAGGCCGTGGTGTGTGACGAGGCGCACTTCATCAAGGAGGTGAAGAGCAAGCGATCACAGGCGCCGACTGCTCTCGCCCTGGTCTGCGATAGTCCCGTAAGGCTCTGCCTCTCCGGAACGCCAGTTGAAAACCGACCGGCTGAACTTATTTCGCCGATGAAATTCCTTGGCGTGCTTAAGGACTTCGGCGGGCAGTATGAGTTCGAGAAGAAGTTCTGTGCGGCACGGCGCCGGAAGATGGGTAATCGCTATATCTGGGACTCGCGAGGAGCGTCGAACCTCAAGGAGTTGAATAACCTCATGCGAAACAGCTTCTACATCCGCCGCTTGAAGTCCGACGTGTTGAAGGATCTGCCGCCCAAGATCGAGTCGGTCCTCGAGGTCGACATAACGAACACCGAAGAGTATCGCGCGGCCGAGCGGGACGTTGTGACGTACATGCTGCAGTACAAGGAACACCTGCTGTCCTCCTCCGCGATGGATAACGCGCACCTGATCCGGCTGAACAAGCTCCGCCAACTCGTGGGGATCGGCAAGGTCGAGTGGATCGTAGATTGGGTCGACAGCTTTCTGGAGAGCGGGGAGAAGTTCGTTCTCTACGCCTACCACCCCGCAACGCAGGAAGCACTGGCCAGACTGCTCGGGCGATGGAACCCGGCAAAGGTGTTCGCCGGGTGCAAGGACGTGGAGAAGGAGGAAAAGAAATTCAAAGAGGACGAGTCCTGCCGGCTGTTCCTCGGATCGATCGGTGCTGCGGGCTTTGGGCTGACCCTGACAACCGCATCACACATTGGCCTGGCTGAGCTCACATGGGTCCAGGCTAAGCACTGGCAGGTGTTCGACCGGATCCATCGCATAGGCCAGCAGCGCTGCGTCAATGCATACTACTTTCTGGCACCTAAAACCATCGACGACGACATGTGGTCGATCTTGTCAGACAAAGCACAGATTTCAGCCGCGGCGGCGGACGGTCGCGAAATGCCGAAATCTGAGGCCCTCTCCAACCTCGTC